Proteins encoded together in one Gloeocapsa sp. PCC 73106 window:
- a CDS encoding DUF6399 domain-containing protein codes for MVAERIDWVKHQLLATAYWYQQSQRADNSQLREKYEKAYHNARQTWLVHPLTLNLTPESQNDWWNWALWMVSKFQRCSSPIEGRNGYLSQIHHNRRGLSSQRLKVATVIHNYVIRRSDGTTAAERLFCLKFPDLFEFLVHHLGELPQPRRARKSSIAQTFTLSTVPS; via the coding sequence TTGGTTGCTGAAAGAATCGATTGGGTCAAACATCAATTATTGGCTACTGCTTATTGGTATCAACAATCACAGCGTGCTGATAATTCTCAACTTAGAGAAAAATATGAGAAAGCCTATCATAATGCTCGTCAAACTTGGCTAGTCCATCCTCTAACTCTTAATTTAACGCCTGAAAGTCAAAATGATTGGTGGAATTGGGCACTCTGGATGGTTAGCAAGTTCCAACGTTGTTCTTCTCCCATTGAAGGACGTAATGGTTATCTTTCTCAAATTCATCACAATCGCCGTGGACTTAGTTCCCAAAGATTAAAAGTTGCTACTGTTATCCATAACTATGTAATTCGACGGTCTGACGGTACTACGGCAGCGGAAAGATTGTTTTGTTTGAAATTTCCTGATTTATTTGAGTTTTTAGTTCATCATCTTGGTGAGTTACCTCAACCTAGAAGAGCCAGAAAATCATCTATAGCTCAAACTTTTACTCTGTCTACTGTCCCGTCTTAA